One Apteryx mantelli isolate bAptMan1 chromosome 2, bAptMan1.hap1, whole genome shotgun sequence genomic window, TACAACTTTAAGTATGCCAGTGAAATTCCCTGGTCCTCAGATCTCACTCTTTTATATATTTCAAGAGTGTGCAAGTGCAAACCGAGGCAGagttatttaacattttattcaTGGAGTATGAACTAGAACAgttcatttcctttctctcccaaTAGGTGGGGAAGCTCTTGGGGAAGTCACCAAACTGGGGAAATGAACTGAAATTAGGACTAATAGCACTGGTGTCTTTAACTGAAATCAAAAATCATATTTGTGCATGTTTGAAGGCTGAAAAACTTATTTTTGTCACAAAATAATGTGCAATTTTCAAtatacccagggaacactgctacACTGGAAACTGTCATTTTGATATAGTTATTTTTCAGGCAACGGCTGCACTTTACATCATGAGACAGGTAATATACTAGGCTCAATTCTACACCGTAGTCCAGCATAGCCACAGGAAAGTAGATTTTGTGCTGGTTGGCTCTGACAGCCCAGCAGCTCCTAATGCATCCTGTGCGCTAGTGGAGGATTAAAACAGCTTAAAACTCAGGGCAACCTCTATGCTGCAAAGCCAGAACAGGTTTGAAGTGAACTTGACCCAAGTGATTCCCACTCATTTCCCTGCCTGTTAGCCCAGCAGTATGTTGGGTCAAAAGCATCCACCCAGTGTTTAGGAAGAAATGAGCTACTCCTCCAGATGGCTCAACTTGTCCTCCCCCCCTGCTCATCCATACCACATGAATAAGAGCTCAGGTCTGTATCAAGCCACTAAACATGGTCCGCCTTTTCCCTCCAGAGAGCTTCAGTTGGTAACAATGGAAAATGTGGACCTGGCAATGACTCCTATCCCCGCTTAGTTCATGGCCCAGTTACCGATACCTATGCCCAGAAATATTTCCCATTGACATCATTTGAACAGTTGCAGAAGCTGTTACAGAGACGTGCTCTCGAGGTCAGTGAACTGAAAAAGTCTGCAGGACAATATGAAGCAACCCACATTAGAAGAGAGCTTACCAAATATAGCTACCAAAAAACATTAGGTAACAAAAAAGTGTTACCCACTAGCTTTCTAGGGAGATATGAAAATGAATACCTTATGTGACTGGTGTGTAGCTAGAATAATACCCTATTAAAAAATATGttatccattttttcttttcttttagattaAAGATAATATcctggaagaaaagcagagaagtcTCAATTTTGACGAAATGAAAGACTGGGCAtcaaaaaatatcattaaaatgaaCATTCCTGCAGTAAACAGGGTGCCAAATTCAGTTGCTAATTTACCTCTTAGATTTGGAAGAAATGATCCAGAAGAAAGAAGCATAAAGCCAATTGCTAATTTGCCTCTGAGATTTGGGAGAGCTTTTGGAGAGAGTCTACCTAGACCTGCCTCTAATTTATCACACAGGCTAGGGAGATCTCTATTTGTTAAAAGTGTCATTCAGTCACTTCTAAATTTGCCACAGAGATTTGGGAAGTCACTGTCTGTCAATCTGTCTCAAGATGTCCAGGAATCTGAACCAGGTAATACTATGTAAGTGTCCAAGCCATGTATTAAATTGCAAATTAAACCTCAGTTTAGCAATGACCAAATACAACAAATCTTCCTCCCGGGATATCTCCTGAGCATTTCAATATGAGTCCAATTTACCAAAAGAAAGATTTGGAGTTCATCATATTAAAAAGCATCATCACAAGAGCTAGTTGAAAATCTCTTTATGAAATGTTTTCTAATGAGAAAATGCCAAATGGTCAAAGTTGAAAAAGTTCATATGACAAGATTAGGTTTGACAATACTTTTTGAGATCaggtttcattttgaaaagtttaaagctttgggggaaaaggttcagaaacattaaaatatcccatttcagtgttttaaaatgacCAACAAAAATTACTCTAAATGacttttcattttctaaatttaTGCTAATCAGagtaaaaaatgacaaaatttaattttgttgAATGATGCTGAATTGTAGCATTCTtaaataatcagaaaaactttatttttctcatCCAAACCTATTTGTTTCAGATTGTGATACTGAGGCAATAGAGATTTTGATTTTTCATTCCAAGTTAAGACGAGAAATTTTTTTGACATCTCAGAATTTTTTTATGCTGCGAAAAAAATTTCCTGCCTATTTCTAaggaataattttaaaaaagctctTCAATAAAGGTCCTTCTTTTCATATCTGAAAATATATCCTTTGTTTTGGTACCAAAGATGGCTTCAGTTGGCTTCAGTCAGCTTCAGTTGGCTGAAGTTCGAGTCAGGAAAGATAACTGATATATCCAGCCAAGATTTCTTTCTGATTTAGTTTGATTTCTGTCATTTCCCTGTCACTGTATCACCTGATAATAACAGTTTTTGGTTTGTGATATGTTCTGATATTTTTAGGGATATGAATTTTCAAATGATGAAGACTGAAACTGAAAGACTTGGAAAAAATGCAATCTGTACGCAAACCTAAAGGTCATGAGAAGGAAACATGTGAGAATTTAAATGCAAACTTACCTTCATATTATGAATAATATTGTATTTATTCTGTACAAAATCTTGATGTGCAAGGCAATGATAATTGTAGTGATTGTTGTATAAGTTTATTTCAGTGGCAGTAGTATATAAATTCTAATTACTTCTGTAAAACTGATGTCTTGTTGGTTGTAAAAACTATTTTCAGAATCATAGCTGTATAATTGAAGCATTCAATGTAATGTgtctttaaagcaaaatttaaaaaagaagcatAGTATAAATAAAGAGGAATGGTATTAATAAAGAGAATCCTACTGTCTgaataaaaaacagaagcaggacTCAAACCATCGGTACCTTTGTGTCATATGtagctgaaaaaaatcaagtaaaatgTAGAGAAAGCATTTTTCCTGTTGTTTATGAGTCATCTTAGATATAAATCTGAAGGGTGACTAGTCAGGAATTTGCCACAAACAAAAACTAGTTTCTTGGACCCCCTCAGAGGAATAACTTCTAACCAAAGTCATTTCATAATGCAATTACCCTGTTTTTTTATATCTGAGATAATGCCCTCTCTAATGTCCTACAGGATCTGCCTTGTGGGAATCCTGATTCCTCTGTTAATGTGAATGACATTACAGCTACACCTACACAGTAAGGGCTACTCCATTATGAACTGGCATTTCCATTCCATATTTCTTATCAAAACCATTCTCTTTTAAGTAGAATTTTTTGTGCTTACATTTCTTCCAAAATTCAATTGTCAGTAGGTTTTGAATAGAAGCTGAATTTGTAACTGCTAAAGGGAAGTCAAATCTGGTGGGCTGCAGGACCCTGCTACAGCCTGCTACAGCCCAGCTGCTGTGGTTCCTCGATGCTTGGTCCAGCCAGTAGGGAGGCTGTGCatccccagcacacacacacacacaccctataTATACCCCCACACACTATGGAGTCACAGCTGACTACCAACAGGCAACACAGCTGACTACCAACAATTCCTTCACAGGCACCACGTACACACCCACAGGACTCACATAAGCATGAATCATACATatggcctggtcctgttcttacTCGCTGGCTAATCAGGCTCAAAGCTTGCTAGCAGAtctcacacacaaatacacacaaattGGTCTCTCCAATAGCTGGTCCAGACCTAGGGTCCCTCCAACAGCTAGCTCAGACCTCTGGTCCTTCCAGTGTCCAGCCCCCAGACCTATATTCTCTCCAGTAGCTGGCTTTTAGACCTCTTCTACTCACCAGCTAATGCAGTTTAAAGTTCACACTAGCATCACATGCACACAAATGGGTCCCTCCAGTAGCTGGCCTTAGACACTCAGTATATCCAGTAGCTGGTTCTCAGATGCCCAGTCcttccagttgctggcacccagGCTGCTCACTCTACTCGCTGGCTAGTCTGGTTTGAAATTTGCTACTGGATcatgcagacacacacagacacacagacacacagacacagacacagacacacacagacacacacacagacacacacacacagactcacacacacacacacagagacacacacacagacacacacacagactcacacacacacacagaatggaGAGTACGCTCACATAGGAAAGTAGCCCGGAATAGAGTTTAATAAGAAGATAGGACAGACTGTCATGATCAGGCACAGGCATGGCCAGACAGGCATACTGACAGCAGCTTGTTTGCATGCAGTTCACCCTTTttatctcctctcctctccattttcccatgctttttccttccccaggCACCCCGCTCCCTCCCTTTGACTGACTTTGctcctcccctaaacatcccaaAATAAGTTTAGTACTTTTCCACAATCCCCTTAAATCATCCCATAGTAAGTTTAGAGAGTCCCACAGGCCCCCTCAAATATCCCGTAAGTTTGCTCCTTCTCATGAGAGCTATGATAATCAGTTACAAAGTTCTGGCTGAACCTCCTCTAGGCTTTCAATGGCCCATCAATCACTGATTCAGGAGTTCTGCACTTTGTTATTGTCTTGGAATCTCCTGTTCCTTAGGATTTGGGTGTCTGAGTGTTTAATTTATTACTTCTCCTGTCTCTTGTCTTAGTGTTTAATGCTGGATAACCAATAACCAGATATTCTTACATTCCATGTATTCTTAGAGGAACCTGAAAAAACCCACAATCAAATCAATCCTTTTTATCAGATAAATTCATAGGTGGGACAGAGCCTGCATTGCCATTAATTTTCTCCACTCCTCTACAAAATTCATGAGGCTACCTGAAACAGCACTATTCAACTTATGACTGGTGGATCTAATTCTGTCTGAAGTAGTGAGACTCTACAGTCCTAAGAATATCGAGTCTCTCTATTCACTCAGACTTAAAATGTCAAAGAGATAGGGAGTTCTAAACAGATTAAGTTTTTCAAGAGACTGTACCTTTTGAAAGTAAAAGTCCTAAATCGATCTTTGGGCTTCTATCTGAGTCTCTGAAAATTCTCTGCCTAAAAAGTGCTGGTGAAACACCAATTTTGTCCTGATGTGGCACTGAAGTACCAGAGATATCATTGCATTCATAGAAACTTATCCTGTCAAGGTGGGAAGTACTAGGTCATGTGAATGCCACCAGAGCCCTGAAAGTGGCAGACGGGCAAGGAATGACTTTACCATGTGAAATATAGGCCACATTTCACTCTTTGCAGCACGACACTTGGGAACCACAGCACGGTACTGCTGCCAAGTCCACGCTTAAGGATACTGGTCAACAAATTGTCTACCTGGGGCAGAGTCCAGGCTTTTGCCTGTGCAGTGGAAGTTTCAGCACTGCCTGCCACCAGGACAGAATGTCATTCTTTCTGTTGTCAGGAAAACTGTGGGATATTTTAGTGATTTATAGCCAAATGAATGGCAGAAGGAACTTCTATGAACTTTGAGTTGTGTCCTGGTCCTGCAAACCTCACTGTACGTCATGTGAACCTAGAGCAAACAAGATTTGTGAGAATCCCTGAGCAGCAATAGGAACTGCTTTTTAAGGCACATATCACCTTGCAACAGGGAAAAGGTACACACCAATTGCCATTAATGATGGCTGCTGTGGGAGGAAAGCAGAAGCCTGAACATCGGCCCAGCAGCAAGTACAATTAGGTTGCACTCTTACTGCATGCTCCACAGCACAGATACAGGACATGACTGGTGATTTATTTTCCCTCAGCAGAGGAAGAACTAGGTGAAAAGTACATAAAGGAGGAATTATGCTATGCTGTGCAAAATTTCTGTTTGGTTTGAGAGCACGTGAGCCAAGAAAACAATCACTGGTTAGTGCAACAGGAAGAGAAGGGGCACAACAGGCAACATACATTGCTATAGCTATTACTCACCAGATTATTTATCATCCATATACAGATATTATTCATGAACAGGGAAAAAGCAAGGAAAGGGCTAAAGTAAATCAAGTGACAGACTATCAAGGCTCACCGGCATGAATTCTAGTAGGGTTCAGGAGCTCCCAGCCTTCCCTGCCACACACATAATATTTATGTCTGTCATTAAAGCCTCCATGCAAAAACAACACCAGGCTTATTTTAGATTCTGACTTAAGCTCATAGAGAGGACAGCTGACAGTCTACTGACTAATTTAAAAGTCTGAGGGCTCATCATGTGGTTGATTGCAAAGTAACATTTGGAGAGATTTAGTGGAATATAAAGAGACAGTGTTGTTTTACCCTCAGAAGGAGCCAAAGACTTGGGCATCTGGCATTTGAAAATTCCTATTGCTCTGTtaattttcctttgcagaggcaGGAAATCAGCCTCTCTCACTTCCAAAGATGTAGGGAGCCAGACTGAGCCAGACAGCGAAACTCAGACCATTTCTATCTTCATATTAAGAATCTGGCATGCAGGTGCACAATGAGCTTTTACTGCTCTGACTACGGCCTGTTGGCATAAGGAGCAGTCCAGCTTCCCTCCACACCACAGCCATAACATCCTGCCACTTCTCTAGTTCCAGCACTAGCCATCATGAAACTGTATGGATGGAAACTAAAACCTAAACCTACAAAAATCCCAGTGATTTGCTTTTAGCTGCATCGGCTGGCATGGCCTCATGATCACTAGTGCCAATATAAGGAAAGGAGAAGGCCAGTACAGGTGAGCACAGACAATCTTTCAATCTTAGATTGGTTTAAACCGCTTTTGCAACTGCcctcttcattttcttcaaaagATGACAACTGAGTTAGCTTTGGTCCAAGGGCTTAGAAAATAAGAGAGCAATAGAGCTTTTCAAACACTGAACAAGACGTTTGAAACATTGCCCCCCTCCTGAAGAACACCCAGTAGCAAGagtttgaaatgttttcattagtGACATCTACTAAAGTATGTATAGCACAGATGTATGGATATCCATAGATATCCAGTTAGCACTTGTGCCGCTCTCCTGAGGACATAAGGGGTAGAGGGTTCTCAGTTAGTGTCACTCAGATCTTTTGCAATATGGGATACAGATGAGAAAAATCTGTCCTattaggaaggaaaaagaggCTTATGGGATCATTATACATGCTTTATCTCAAAGAACCATGGacactgtaaaataaaattttccttcttttcatgacTACATATGTGGATTCTATGAAGTGACTAGCCAGGAGTTTGGTTGTACAGCCATAGAAAAGTGTGATGAAAATGACCAAAGTTGCCGAAACAGCTCTGTAGACTAGTATTTCTGAGGTGGGGGAAGAACTGACCAACAGCGGGAATAGTAAAGACCTACAAAATCAGGACTGGTACAGAGAAGATGGATAGAAAATGATTATTCATTATTTCTGACAAAACAAGAACTAAGGGTATCAAAAGAAAGTATGAGTGAGAAGCTTTAGCCTAAACTAAAGGAAGTCCTTTTTCATACAAAAGACTAATAATGGAGCTCATTGCCGTGGAATGCTGTGGAGATCATACATAAAACTCAGTTTAGAAAACAGCTGCACaaattcctgaaagaaaaggctgttAAATACAACAGTGCAGATGCAATCTCTACTTCAGAGGTCTCTAAGCCACAGAGTGCCAGAAGTTGGGAAGGCAGCCTGGAGAAATATCATCCAGGACAGGAAACCTGTTGTTATATTCTTCCAATACCTGCTACTGGCTTCTGCCAGAAATAGGGTACTTGTCTCAAAGGAACTTGTCTGAGCCAGAAAGGCCATTCTCATGTTTAGAGGCAGTCTGAGAGCTGCTGGAATGAGCTTTCACCTGAGCTGGAAATCCAAATTATCAATATTGTATCCCATTCCGATGCAATCAGCCATACCTTTTGACAGGCTCTGGGCTTAAACCCTTTTCTTTTAGAGCTGCCGTTAGGCAAGGTTCTAGGTCTCCTAAGCATTTTTGCCTTGTTTAGGTGATATACATCTGCCTTTAGGTGATATATATCTGCCTTATACATCCACAATATATAGCTTTTAAATCACACAGAATGTGAtagaaaaatactgaaagatGGAGATACTGATTGCTATGGCAGGCTGATCCTTCCTGTATAATAAATACAGGCAGGGCCATTATGGAAAATAGTAGAATGAGAATTTGACTTGAGATCCTGAATTTCATTTGTCCTCTCAGCTTGAGAAATGGGCATGTAAATGCTGTTTCAAGTAATGGTTTGAACAAGAGAAAGTGGGCTTAATTGGCACTCCCATTAGAAATGAACTTTAACAGAACTTAAGAGAGGGACCAAATTGCTTTGATGTCAACAGAATCCTAACAAGAGTGAGCAGGACTCCAGATTTCCTTCTAAAAGTCTAGCAGAAGAGATCCCCAAATTAAGATTTTATATCCTTTCTGGAGAATGGTATCAAAGTGAAAATTTGATTTTCCAAAGAATAACTCCTAACTGTTAGTGTCATCCAGATCCCATCTTTGGTATTTGTTTTAGAGATACTAGGTCTGGGTAATGTAGCAACTTGGTATTACTCAAGGATATATCTTGTATAAGCAAGCAAAGTTATAAACTGGTGGCTCGAGAGTTGTGGAAGAGTCATATGTTAGGATTGATACAGTCATGCTGTCACTATTAAGATTTTTCAATTACTTGCTTTGCTTTACTTTCCATAACATTTTGGGGATTACCAGACACATAGAGAAAGTGAGATGCAGGAAATCAAAAAGATGTCAGCTTTTGATCTTTGTTTCTTCCCACCGTAGAGCAAAAGAGACAGAATTTTTTATTATCACAATGTGGTATTTAGAATCAAATCTCTCCAGGGCCATTTGTGGCAGATTCCTTTCTGCTCAGGTTTTCTCTCTCCTGAGAGATGAAGTTCCTCTGACTTGACTTGGTTCAGGAGGTACTGTTCCCATAGCTGAATTGTTTCTTCACATCAGCAGTCTAGTCTCACACCTATGTGTATGTATTACACAGCTGTGGCATCACCTATCAAAATCTCAGCCTTCATTTCCTGCAGAAAAATCAGGAAAGGCTGCAAACATTGTCCAGAACTTCAGGATGTTTATATGATGGCTGTTACAGACCACATTCCTCTGACCAGATCTGGAAAGATACATGATTAAAATGTTGGTGGTATCAGCAGAAGAAATGGATTTCTCTTATGATTGTCACAATTTATCCACTTAGAGCCACAGAGGTGACTGCTGGAAGAAACATTCCAGATAAGTCTTCAGAGAACGCATGTGTTTCTTTGTAGGCTACAATTGTACTTGTACTGTAAGAAAAGCACACGCCTACAATAGCtttcaaaaaacagaaaatattaaatgctACTGAAGTTCAGCCCATTCCTTTATCAGCATCCTGTGACCTATGGAAATGCATAAAgtaaaaggaaaatcagaaaaaactGTTCCTATTGTCTGCAAGTCTAAAAAAAGGAGACAAGTGATTAAAACAGACACAGGTAAAGAAAATCATAAACAAGAAAGTTCATTTTGATATATCCCAGATTTTGAGAGGCACCCAAGAATTGCTTTGCCTCACACAGTAACACCTCAGCAGATAAAGaacatcatcctttatttcttttttctgcttccaACAGAAGGTTGAaccagatgctctccagaggtcctgtCCAACCCACgcttttctatgattctatagTTCTTCAAGTTTGGGAAATGCAGAGCTAAGGCAAAACTGTTACTTTGCAAAGGAACCTTTATCTCTATTTCATGACATTCTTTCATTAACTTTATTCCTGAGTCCCACACCATATGTAGGTCACTGGCCACAGCAGAATGATTCCTAGTCAACAGCAGAAATGGTGCCAACAGGTAGGGCATTTAACTGTTCGTATCTTCTAGATCAGAAAACATCAGAAACATCAGAAAACTCCCTCTTTCGCTTGTCTTGGAATTCCTACATTTCAGACAGACCTGGAGGGCTGATCTTTAGAATAGGCTACAGAGAGACAATAACCAGATGAGGAGTTTTCAATCCTTTCAGTTACAGCTTCGCATTCTACCTATAGCAAAacatttatccttttttttttcctcacacatATTTAATACCTCAGCCATAATGAATGAAGAAATGGTTAAACATTAGAAAAAGGAGCTAAACTTCACACTCTGCATATTGCACAGATGCACAGACATGCACAGTGCAATATGTGTATTGTATGGGCACATTAAGTTACCATGTCTGATTTTGAAAATATCACATTTGTGCATATACAGGTAACAAGTAATAGATGAGCAGTAGTTCAAAAACAGAGACAACTACTAGCCATATTCTAGTTTCGAGAATAAAatgcaaggagaaaaacagacaGTCGCTCAGGCAAATACAATATATAGTTTAAATCTCATGCTTCTATACTGCAAGAGGTGTCTAATGAAAGGGAAAGCAGAAGTGGAATAGAGGAAGGGAATTCCTGGGTCCTTCTGCTTCTGAGCGTGTGTCTAGAGGAAGAACACATCTGCAGCCACCCAGCAGAAAATCCTAGAGAGAGCCACCAAGAGAGACTGAAACAAATCATATACAAGATGAGGCTGATTAAattgaagggaaaggaagaagaaagttgTGCACACATCAGTGGGGAATTGGAGACATGACAGTACCAGTCAAGTGGCATTTTTAAGAATGACAGCAAAGAGACACTTCTCAAAACCCTGCTTGGATTTTGACCCTTAGTTCCCAAAGCCACCCTGCCTCAAGGAGAACATATTGCATCACTTTGCATCACATTACTTAGATTCAAAGTATACAAAGGTTATCCTACATCTCAGAGGAACTTTAGACTAAATATTCCAGTTGAAAACAAATAGATTTAAAATTTGTGGAGATGCTGAACAGAGCCAGTAAGGTCTGATGAGCTCCATGTGTTTTCATTCCCAGCAGGGCTCAGCTGACCCCTTTGCATGAATTGGTGAGGGAAAACACAGatgaactttttaaaatcagcttcTTCTGTGAGCTGCTCAATTCTCTGGGTATACATAATACATCTGCACCTCCAGGCAATGAAAGTGTTTAGAATTAACTGTATTATATGACTAATATGAAGAATTGTATTTCTAAGAGAACTGAGACAAACTTTCTCTGAACTCTGCTGTTGAAGAGAGAGGctcaaagaacaaataaaagcaTATGCTGAAGGTGTTGAACTCATCTTTGAGTGCAGCTACTTTTTTAACCAACTATCTACTTGCCCTTTATTGTCCATCATCAATTCTGAGAGCTGCAAATTTGCCCTCTCTGAAGAGACATTTCAAATGAAATGGTGCATCCTAATTCAGC contains:
- the NPVF gene encoding pro-FMRFamide-related neuropeptide VF, whose translation is MKVFLIKKLILFALPTAVFLTLNSMCLAELMKPSLQSREDYDDKYYEIKDNILEEKQRSLNFDEMKDWASKNIIKMNIPAVNRVPNSVANLPLRFGRNDPEERSIKPIANLPLRFGRAFGESLPRPASNLSHRLGRSLFVKSVIQSLLNLPQRFGKSLSVNLSQDVQESEPGNTM